One Borrelia hispanica CRI genomic region harbors:
- the bdr gene encoding Bdr family repetitive protein: MRMQPVVTRQMVLNELIKAGINKEIADDLSYRYYKNELTYKDIEYLKENFDIKLKHLEEKIFDTKEELINRMDTKFTELDNKIDNIKGELKSDIKELDNKLNIKFNEFDNKINVVENNLNVKIDIKFDELDNKIEINKIELNSKLKLHNWMFGTIITLNVGIFLALISIIYSVLGK, from the coding sequence ATGCGAATGCAACCTGTAGTTACTCGACAGATGGTATTAAATGAGCTTATTAAGGCAGGTATTAATAAAGAAATTGCTGATGACTTGTCTTATAGATACTATAAAAATGAGCTTACTTATAAAGATATTGAGTATCTCAAAGAAAACTTTGACATAAAATTAAAACATTTAGAAGAAAAAATTTTTGATACAAAAGAAGAACTTATTAATAGAATGGATACCAAATTCACTGAGCTTGATAATAAGATAGACAATATAAAAGGTGAATTAAAATCAGATATTAAAGAACTTGATAACAAGCTCAATATTAAATTTAATGAGTTTGATAATAAGATAAATGTTGTTGAAAATAACTTAAATGTTAAAATTGATATTAAATTTGATGAGCTTGATAATAAAATTGAAATTAACAAAATAGAACTTAATAGTAAATTAAAATTACATAATTGGATGTTTGGAACTATTATCACACTTAATGTAGGGATTTTTTTGGCATTAATTTCAATAATTTATTCGGTTTTGGGTAAGTAA